The proteins below come from a single Microtus ochrogaster isolate Prairie Vole_2 chromosome 8, MicOch1.0, whole genome shotgun sequence genomic window:
- the Avpi1 gene encoding arginine vasopressin-induced protein 1 translates to MGTPASVVSEPPLWQVSTEARGRKQASANIFQDAELVQIQGLFQRSGDQLAEERAQIIWECAGDHRVAEALRRLRRKRPPRQNHCSRLRAPEPGSIAADLPDSATGTASSEQLGNSRRTSARVHRNWNKPGPTGYLHQIRH, encoded by the exons ATGGGGACCCCGGCCTCAGTGGTGAGCGAGCCACCTTTGTGGCAGGTTTCAACTGAGGCCCGGGGCCGCAAGCAGGCCTCTGCTAACATCTTCCAGGATGCTGAGCTGGTGCAGATCCAGGGCCTGTTCCAGCGCAGTGGGGACCAGCTGGCTGAAGAACGGGCCCAGATCATCTGGGAATGTGCAGGGGATCACCGCGTAGCTGAGGCCCTGAGGAGACTGCGCAGGAAAAGGCCCCCAAGGCAGAACCACTGCAGCCGCCTGAG AGCACCAGAGCCTGGTTCTATAGCGGCCGACCTGCCGGACAGTGCCACTGGCACAGCGTCAAGTGAGCAGCTTGGGAACTCCCGGAGGACAAGTGCCAGAGTCCACCGAAACTGGAATAAGCCAGGTCCCACAGGTTACCTCCACCAGATCAGACACTGA
- the Marveld1 gene encoding MARVEL domain-containing protein 1 → MLPPPPRQPPPQARSARGSLRLQRAFLRGPWGVLRLLQLLAGAAFWITIATSKYQGPVHFALFVSVLFWLLTLGLYFITLLGKQELVPVLGSRWLVVNVAHDLLAAALYGAATGIMIDQTQRHSYCNLKNYRLPCAYHAFLAASVCGGLCLGLYLLSALYGCCRRYQGKDEVV, encoded by the coding sequence ATGCTCCCACCACCCCCCCGCCAGCCACCGCCCCAGGCGCGCTCGGCCCGCGGATCCCTGCGCCTGCAACGGGCCTTCCTGCGCGGCCCGTGGGGCGTGCTGCGTTTGCTGCAGCTGCTGGCGGGAGCCGCCTTCTGGATCACCATCGCCACCAGCAAGTACCAGGGCCCGGTGCACTTCGCGCTCTTCGTGTCCGTGCTCTTCTGGCTGCTCACCCTGGGGCTCTACTTCATCACGCTGCTGGGCAAGCAGGAGCTGGTGCCCGTGCTGGGCTCGCGCTGGCTCGTGGTCAACGTGGCACACGACCTGCTGGCCGCCGCTCTCTATGGCGCTGCAACGGGCATCATGATCGACCAGACGCAGCGCCACAGCTACTGCAACCTCAAGAACTACCGGCTGCCTTGCGCCTACCATGCCTTCCTGGCGGCCTCCGTCTGCGGCGGCCTCTGCCTCGGCCTCTACCTGCTCTCGGCGCTCTATGGCTGTTGCCGTCGCTACCAGGGCAAGGATGAGGTGGTGTGA